The nucleotide window CGTTATAAATAGGTCGCAACTTGCGTTATAATATGTAGCATAGGAGGGATTATGGAGCCTACAGAAAGCGACATATTTGATATTTTTGATTTTCCACGCTACCGCCGCTGGCGACGTTTGCGTGCTCTTTTTCGCTGACGCGATTCCGGTTTCTCACGCGCTGTCTCTGTTTCACCAGCGAGGTCCGCAACCACACCTTCCGCCACACGGGGACGTGTGCGTATCCAGAGAATAAATGCGATCCCGCCGACGAATGCAACGATACTCAGAATTTGCGCCGCTGTCATCCATCCCCATACCCGCGGCGTGAGCCGCCAAAACTCGGCGATAAACCGCTCCACACCCAACAGCACAAAACTCGCGCCGAATATCACACCCGGTGTTGCCTCAAGCTTACGCCGTTGGGACCAGAGGATACCGAAAAACGCCCACGACATGAGCGTCTCATATATAGGGGTGGGGTGAACAGGGACATCGGTCGGGACGGTGCCGTTCGGAAACGCCATCGCCCACGGTACATCGGACGGCGGTCCATAGTCGCCGTCGCCAGCGAGGAGACACCCGATTCTGCCGATTCCGTAACCGAGGATGACCGCGGGCCCAACGCAGTCAAGTGTGGGTAGGGATGGGTTCGGAGAGCGGATAACCACAAAAGCAACACTGAGACACCCAGCGATGAAACCACCATACCAGACCAATCCAGCCGTTGAGAAGAGTTCCCGGAAAGTGAAGTGGCCGTCGAGAAGTACAGAATAAATCTTCGCACCGACAACTCCGCCGATAGCCGCAGCCATGACGATGGTTGATGCAAACTCCGGGATAAAGCCCCGCCGCTTCAATTCGGATTGTATAACAAAGACGCAAGTAATAAACGCCGTGGCTAACATCAATCCGAAAGTGTGGATACCGAAGGGCCCGAAATCAACGATTGTCGGATACATCGTGTTCTATTCTCCGAGGTAAGCCTGCCGTACGCGTTCATCGGCTAACAGGTCATCAGACGTGCCTTCAATCGTGATTTCACCGGTTTCCATGACGTAACCTCTATCGGTCACTTGCAGCGCGATTTGCGCGTTCTGTTCGACGAGCAGGATGGTTGTGCCATCGGCGTTAATCTGTTCGATGATCTCAAATATCTGCTTAACAATGAGCGGTGCGAGTCCTAAAGAGGGTTCGTCTAACAAGAGGAGTTTTGGCTTCGACATCAGGGCGCGTCCGATTGCGAGCATCTGTTGTTCGCCGCCGCTGAGGCTGCCGCCGCGCTGTTTCTGACGATCCCGCAGCACCGGAAAGAACTGCAAAATTCTGTCTAAATCGTCCCGGGTGCCTTGCTTATCGCTTCTGGTGTAAGCACCAAGTTCTAAGTTTTCAAGGACGCTCATTTCTGCGAAGATGAGCCGCCCCTCTGGGACCTGTGAGATGCCCAAGGCGACGCGTTCCTCTGCCGCTACCGCTGTGATGTCTTCGCCATCAAAATGGACGCTGCCCTCAACGGGTGTATGAATACCGGATGCCGTCATGAGTGTCGTCGATTTTCCGGCACCATTGGCACCAATCAAGCACACCATCTCGCCCTGGTTAACCGTGATGGAGATCCCTCGGACGGCGCGTATATTCCCGTAGTATGTATGAATGTCTCTGAGTTCAAGCATCTTCCGCTGCTCCTAAATACGCCTCAATAACACGTTCATCGTTCTGCACGTCTGTCGGTAAGCCTTCACTGATCTTTTCACCGTGGTCCAGCACCGTGACCCAATCCGAAATCTGCATCACGAGTTTCACGTCGTGCTCAATGAGGAGTACAGTGACACCCTGCTCGCGTATAGCATAGATGAGGTCAATGAGTTCTTGTGTCTCTTGCGGGTTCATACCGGCGGCGGGTTCGTCAAGGAGGAGAAGTCTCGGTTCGGTCGCTAAGGCTCTCGCGATTTCAACACGTCGCTGATCGCCATAGGAGAGGTTGCCAGCAGTTTGATCGCTGATGTCCTCCAATCCGACGAATTCCAGCATTTCGCGGGCGTGTGCGGTGATTGC belongs to Candidatus Poribacteria bacterium and includes:
- a CDS encoding ABC transporter ATP-binding protein, with the protein product MLELRDIHTYYGNIRAVRGISITVNQGEMVCLIGANGAGKSTTLMTASGIHTPVEGSVHFDGEDITAVAAEERVALGISQVPEGRLIFAEMSVLENLELGAYTRSDKQGTRDDLDRILQFFPVLRDRQKQRGGSLSGGEQQMLAIGRALMSKPKLLLLDEPSLGLAPLIVKQIFEIIEQINADGTTILLVEQNAQIALQVTDRGYVMETGEITIEGTSDDLLADERVRQAYLGE
- a CDS encoding ABC transporter ATP-binding protein, whose protein sequence is MENTPIRLLSTNGLSRHYGGVIALSEVTMAVHPGQIFSLIGPNGAGKTTLFNCVTGLDKPTFGTVDFLGKSITGFRPDEVTVLGISRTFQNIRLFAELTVLDNVKIGRHPRTNSTFIGSVFRTHRQKSEEDAITAHAREMLEFVGLEDISDQTAGNLSYGDQRRVEIARALATEPRLLLLDEPAAGMNPQETQELIDLIYAIREQGVTVLLIEHDVKLVMQISDWVTVLDHGEKISEGLPTDVQNDERVIEAYLGAAEDA
- a CDS encoding prolipoprotein diacylglyceryl transferase; translated protein: MYPTIVDFGPFGIHTFGLMLATAFITCVFVIQSELKRRGFIPEFASTIVMAAAIGGVVGAKIYSVLLDGHFTFRELFSTAGLVWYGGFIAGCLSVAFVVIRSPNPSLPTLDCVGPAVILGYGIGRIGCLLAGDGDYGPPSDVPWAMAFPNGTVPTDVPVHPTPIYETLMSWAFFGILWSQRRKLEATPGVIFGASFVLLGVERFIAEFWRLTPRVWGWMTAAQILSIVAFVGGIAFILWIRTRPRVAEGVVADLAGETETAREKPESRQRKRARKRRQRR